A region of the Silene latifolia isolate original U9 population chromosome 9, ASM4854445v1, whole genome shotgun sequence genome:
taaaggtttgattcttcacatagggagacacatcggaagaagaggaagaagaggaagaggtcgAGAATGAAGAATGATGTAATGAGAATAGAGATGACGATTGAAGAAGACAAGTTTTAAGCTCGTTTTATTTTTGTCAACGTTGTGAATCATGTGAATCCTGAACCTTATTTCATGAAACTGGAACGtagaattgtgaaacttggttctGAATCTAGCATCAAGCGTTTTTTATCATTttagaccttgttcagtgaatattgtgaatcttagaccttgttcagtgaatcttagggcttgttctgtgaaacttggtcgtggtttaaaatcaataattttgctcttaattttgtgaatctcagaccttatattgtgaatctcataccttgttcagtgaatcttagggcttgttctgttaaacttggtcgtggtttaaaatcaattattttgctcttaattttgtgaatctcataccttatattgtgaatctcagaccttgttcagtgaatcttgtgaatctcagaccttgttcagtgaatcttagggcttgttctgtgaaacttggtcgtggtttaaaatcaattattttgctcttaattttgtgaatctcagaccttatattgtgaatctcataccttgttcagtgaatcttagggcttgttctgttaaacttggtcgtggtttaaaatcaattattttgctcttaattttgtgaatctcagaccttatattgtgaatctcagaccttgttcagtgaatcttgtgaatctcagaccttgttcagtgaatcttagggtttgttctgtgaaacttggacgtggtttaaaatcaattattttgctcttaatttcgtgaatctcagaccttatattgtgaatctcagaccttgttcagtgaatcttagggcttgttctgtgaaacttggtcgtggtttaaaataatctattttgctcttaattttgtgaatctcagaccttatcttgtgaatctcagaccttttgCTTAACTCATTGACAATGTCAATgtcaaacttggtcgtggtttaaaatcatctacttTACAACTGTCAAAATATCTTTACAAGAATTgaaggcaacaatctttacaactatcaaatatctttacaaCTTTACAACTACcaaaatatctttacaagagttgagATATCTTGCCTCGAACCATTTTTGCTTGAAAAATTATTACGACTTTACAACTACcaaaatatctttacaagagttgatgaaggcaacaatctttacaggagcctcgacccacttttgcatattatgacttcacggacaattgtcttctttaattaaacacctatacaaccaaaaacaagtacaatcgacttatttacgaaatatttgccaaagttatgaagaaatgaacttcacatcatttttaagacaatgaagtgtacctttttagtatttttatcccaTCTAAGTAGTTCCAATACGATCGATTTTCGATATTGTGTCAATTTCTGCCAAGAGCGACATATATTAATGAAGTATATAGACAACGAACctatctttatttggtgaatatcaaaccttgttttgtgattCTCAAACCTTGTTCGATGAATCTCGAGCTTGTTCAAGTGAATCTCgaccttgttgattttaaaccacttataatgaccaagtttcacaaacaaagctctgagattcactgaacaatgtctaagattcacaagataagcctTTATTTTCGTATACTAATGAACTTACCTGAAAATATTCACTTTTGGTCCATAAAATATCATTGTCCAAGGCACTCAACAACTTCAACAGAAaaactccacaatcaaaactagacaaaaaaaacagtaaatggtttaaaatcaacaagctcaaaataataactattgatctgttaacaaaaggaaaaagatacatgcttacataccttgttgtttgttgagggactttGAGATTGACAAATTCGTTCGTGTGCGTGAACTCCAAAGATTTATATGACTCTGGCAAAATAGCTGAAACAtgatgtacctgaaaaagaaaagacaataacaagatcaaaatatattttcgagtatacttttaaaagaaaaggcaataacaatattttgggaaaaaaaaatcatacaatctcttTGGCATGCTTATTGTCATGATCCACATTAACAGCCACGCATGAGTCAAGGATGAAATTTTTTCCTTGCTTTATATCACAGACACAAGCCCACCAATGTTGCGGCTCTGTGTTACTATGGAAAGGGATAAAAACCTGAGATAGTAAatgtccaggattcacaaaatcaggtcaacgattcacaaaacaaggtccat
Encoded here:
- the LOC141601193 gene encoding ubiquitin-like-specific protease ESD4, translating into MEVTREALTSLGPKGLIMDEVIDIFGIKCTFSRRNLLYLPTTIFSLHRENNPEIWGAHIKDSYTPLAGSHIDKVFIPFHSNTEPQHWWACVCDIKQGKNFILDSCVAVNVDHDNKHAKEIVHHVSAILPESYKSLEFTHTNEFVNLKVPQQTTSFDCGVFLLKLLSALDNDILWTKSEYFQWFKINKVEIHLNKLEIHRTRN